From Saimiri boliviensis isolate mSaiBol1 chromosome 20, mSaiBol1.pri, whole genome shotgun sequence:
ctcgaacccaggagttctaAACGAGACTGAGCCACAAAGCGAGactcctctacaaaaaaaatttttttaaatcagccacgcattgtggcgcacacctgtggtcccagctacacaggaagctgacacaggatgatctcttgatcccaggagttcagggcttcGGTGAGCCGcattcacgccactgcactccaggctgggcaacagagtaagaccgtgtctcaaaaaaatgaaataaattggcCTAGTgcagtagcatgcacctgtaatcccagctactcaggaggctgaggcacaagaatcgcttgaacctagtaggcagaggttgcagtgagcagagatcatgccaccgcagtccagcctgggcgatcgagtgagaccctgtctcaaaaataaataaattctcaagTTTATAGTCAGAGGCTATACAACTAGCTATTCAATAAAATGCATATGCAATACGGTGGAGGAGCTTGTGACCATCCCTATTTGAATGCTGGGGAAACAAACAGGGTCATTCAAGGTCCCCAGTGCAGCAGCATCTACTCATTTCAGAAGGGAACTCTGCCGAAACTGTGCCAGTCTGGGCAGAGCCCCCTCTCCACTGGTCTGGAGAGCCACGAATCCGGCGCGCGTCCTCCCCACCTTGCTCGCCAGGGGGCGCCAAACCTCTGCTCCCCGGTCGTGGGCTGCAGAGCTAGTGGGTGGTGGCTGAGGGGCATGGGAGCGTCAGCGTTCTTTGGCGACCCGTGAAGCCTGGGCTTAGAGCTCACAGCGTGGGTCACCAGCAGAGACAGAGGAGGCGAACAGCTTCCCGTGAACTGCAGGGGAGTCCTGGGACGCTGTCCTCAAGCGAGGTGGAAACCGGCCATGTCCCTCAGTTCCCCCTCCGGTCCTCGGGCCACGGGGACCTCAGACTGGGGGTTAGCTCTGCCAGCCCTGCCCAGGCCTCTTCTGACCAGAAGAGCTGCGACGGACGCGGAGTCCAAGCTGGGGTTCAGGCCCCTTGGCGACTGCGGCCTCCTGAGCTTGACCCCCTCCCTGCTCCCATGGGGAAGTCCCTCGCCCCTAGAACAGTCTCCCCTCCCAGTGTCTCCCCTTCGGGACCCCTCCGCGGGCCGGGGACTTCGCCAGGCCTAGGGAGACCGACCCTACCCCTTTTAGGTCCTCCCCTGCTCCGACCTGGTCCCCGCCCTCGGCCGCCCGCCAGTCCCCGAGGCGTACACGTGGTAGATCCCGTCACGCCCGGAAGTCTCGCGTTACTCAAACGCCTCGCGCAGTCGCACTTGCGCTCAGGGAAGGAGGGGGGGCGAACGGAAGCCGGGAAGGCGATTCGTGGTTCGCGGGGTACGGGCGCGCGTGCGCATTCCTCAGCCCGTTCAGGACCCCGGCGCCGCAGGGCGCCCACGAGCCAACGAACGGGTGGcgccctctttccttctcttcccttccccggACCTGGAGTCGCGGTTACTTGGGCTGGCAGGCGAACCCTTGAGTGACGTGGCGTGGAGCGGGCCTGGTGCGCCTGGAGGGCCTTGTGGAGCGGAGAGTAGGCACGGGAGGGGCGCGAGGTTGGGGGCGACGCGAAGAATGAATTGGAACGCGGGGCGGGGAGACGCGGGAGCTGGGGGTGAGTGGGAGGGGACGAGGGGCCGGAAGGAAACATGTAAGTCCTCTCTCCGGTACGCCctttgggctttttgttttttgtttttgtttttgaaacggcGTGTTGCTCTGTCTCCGAGGCTAGAtaagagtgcagtggcgcgatcacggctcactgcagtctcgaactcgcgggctcaagcgatcctccgccttagcctcccaactagctgggattgcaggcgggCACCACCAGGCCCgcctagtttttaaaaagtatcttaagACAGGGGCtcgctaggttgcccaggctggtctcaaacacccgggctccagcgatccttccgcctcggcctcccaaagtgctgaggttacaggcttgagccactccCCGGCTGGGTGTACCCTTTGTACAGGAAAAGGGTAGGAAAGGCTTCGAGGTCACTGTGATCCCTCTGATCGCATCCCTTTCCCACGCCAGGGCTTACAGCATGGCAGAAAACCGAGAGCTCCGCGGTACCGTGGAGGCTGAACTGGATCCGGTGGAGTACACCCTTAGGAAGAGGCTTCCCAACCGCTTGCCCCGGCGGCCCAATGACATTTATGTCAACATGAAGACTGACTTTAAGGCGCAACTGGCCCGCTGCCAGAAGCTGCTGGACGGAGGGGCCCGGGGTCAGAATGCGTGCTCTGAGATCTACATTCACGGCTTGGGCTTGGCCATCAACCGAGCCATCAACATCGCGCTGCAGCTGCAGGCGGGCAGCTTTGGGTCCTTGCAGGTGGCTGCCAATACCTCCACCGTGGAGCTTGCTGATGAGCTGGAGCCGGAGACGGATGCACGGGAGCCGCTGACTCGGATCCGAAACAACTCAGCCATCCACATCCGAGTCTTCAGAGTCACACCCAAGTAATTGAAACGGCACTCCCCCACTTAACACCTCCACGGTGTGGCTCTTCTCATACTGGACCTTGAACCAGAGCCATGGAAGAAAAGGCCTGTTCCCTTGAAACCCCAAGGACTCCGTATTGAGGTTGGGGATAATTGTCCCAGTGGGCCCAGTTAGTGGGTCTTCCTGAgagagtgtgtgtctgtggtaACTATtatcatgtaaataaaaaatactgttgTACTAGTGTCCTGCCACCCCACTGCCACTGACTCTTCCCTGTGTAAATTCTGTATGTGCTTGAATAAGGAGGGTAGGAGACGCCACAAGTATCTAGGTGAAAGGGAACCCTAGTGTTCCTTGCCTCTGTCGAGACCTTAGATTATCTTGTGAACAGTGTAACAAAACAGTTAGTACGATGCAGAAGCCTGGTTATCCCAATGTTCGCTTTAGAGATTCTCATTTTCTAGTTGGGTGCGATGGctgcagcctgtagtcccagctattggtggaggctgaggtggaagatcgcttgagcccaggggtttgaaaGTGCTCTCCAGTCTAAGTGATAACGCTGAGACCCtgtctgtgcaaaaaaaaaaaaaaaaacatttttctgagatggactctccctgtcacccaggctggagtgcagtggtgcaatcttggctcacttcgatgtctgtctcctgggttcaagcgattctcctgcctcatcctccccagtagctgggattacaggcgagtgccaaccacgctaattatttttgtgtttttagtagagaccagtttcaccatgctggctaggttgttctcgaactcctgaccccaagtgatctgccctcctcaacctcccaagtgcaAAAAAATCTAGATGGGTGTAGttgcttgcacctataatcccagctacctcatTAGCTAAGGCAGGAGCCacagagttccaggctgcagttagctgtgatcactgcaatacactccagcctgggtgacagagcaagatcatatctcaaaaaataaaaataaaaaaaagggaaGCAAACCAAGACTTCAGGACCTTTTTAGTGTCAGGCTCTGTGGTAAAGACTGACAAGTGGCTTCATTTAATTCCTGGACCTGCAGGGCCTGCCTAATGACACCCCAGCTTTCAGGTACAGGGCTCTtcagaccctttttttttttttttttgagagttttactTTGTCATCTTCATCCAGGCTAGAGgggagtggtgcgatctcagctacctacaacctccaccacctgggtgaaggggttctgcctcagcctcccgagtagctgggactgagtctcacactgttgccccggctggaatgtaatggtgtaatctcagctcactgcaacctccacctcccaggttcaagagattctcctgcctcagcctctcgagtagcagggattgcaggtgcctgccaccacacccggatgatttttttgtatttttagtagagatggggtttcactatgttggccagactggtctcgaactcctaacctcgtgattcacctgcctaggactcctaaagtgttgggataacaagtgtgagccaccacgtccagcctgttttttgtatttttagtagagaaggggtttcactatgtcagccaggctgggctcaaacttctgaccccaggcattctgccctcctcggccacccacagtgctgggattacaggtgtgagccgtaatcccagcactgtgcctggccttcagaCCCTTCTGACTGGGCTGCTCCAGTGGCAAAGGGACTCCCCAAATAATTACTGGGCACACAGGTAATAATACTTTCTGGGTATTTGTGGGGTGACctgatttttcatatttatcaAACTAGAGTCAACTAAAGCAATGTTTATCAAAGCCGGTCGTGACCCATTTGTAGGCCTTTAGATCAATGTACTGGATCACAacttctttaacaaaaaaaacaaggctgtgtgcagtggctcacgcctataatcccagcacttcggaaggctgagacaggctcatctcttgagcccaggagtttgagaccagcctaggcaacatggtgaaaccccatctctacaaaaaatactaagaattatccaggcatggtggcacaatcctgtagtcccagctacttgggaagctgagatgggaagatcacctgaacccaggaggcagaggttgcagtgagctgagatcacaccactgcactccaacctggacgacagagcaagaccctgtcaaaaaaacaggaaagaaaaagggaaaaaaaaacaaacctgagtcttttttttttttttaagtgcaactTAAATGGTGCTttattgcagttttttttttgttttttttgaggtggagtctctctgtcactaGGCTAGAATTGAGTAgggcattcttggctcactgcaacctccacctcccaggttcaagcagttctgcctcagcctcctgagtagctggtattacaggtgtgtgccaccatgcccagctaatttttgtattttagtagagatgggtttttgtcattgttgtccaggttggtctcaggctcctgacttcagatgatcaacctgcctcagattcccaaaatgctgggattacgagcatgagccaccaggcctggccagcaAATTTTTCAGTtagatatgtgtatgtacacacgtgtatgtacatatgtgtactgTTGTACTGGCCTGAGCATAGAAAGTtgaccaagacaaaagtatgtcaaattccagggtctttattgccggcggccacagaggactcgagtctctccaacccgtggccccgaaaggagggtgtcaagaccttttgtACCCGTAAAACCACCTCAGGAgtgagggtgggggcaggggtgggggtgaggggcttcagatgttctgagggctagtggattctgtaaatcacctcctgggcggagatgagggtgaggggctccagacactccgagggccaggggacttttgacattctgattgttacttaagtggttgacaaaagtcaagattagcatttgtgccaggcgcgatggctcaagcctgtaatcccagcactttgggaggccgaggcgggtggatcacgaggtcgagagatcgagaccatcctggtcaacatggtgaaaccccgtctctactaaaagtgcaaaaaattagctgggcatggtggcacgtgcctgtaatcccagctactcaggaggctgaggcaggagaactgcctgagcccaggaggcggaggttgcggtgagctgagatcacgccactgcactccagcctgggtaacaagggcgaaactccgtctcaaaaaaaaaaaaaaaaaaaaaaaaagattagcatttgtttacacattgtctgggtagggtggaaattacaatccttaattacttattacaagtcgcaggggcCAAGGTGGCCTGGGTTTGGACGGCTTGCCTGTCACGtttgggttacagagagcagtttcagtaGAAAGCTGAGGTATGGCTGAGGTGTGCAGGTTTacggggcttttaccatgtcacacacTATGATAGGATATAAACTGTTTTTACTGCTTGAGGTCTGTGCCATGTGGTTTGTTCTGGTAGTTCCTCTGATTGATGGGTTAAGAGCCTCTGATTTATGGGTTAGGAACAGAATTTCACTCTAATTCAAGTGAAGATGGTTTGGTTTGGAGGTCCAAAGATCAGGCTTCTAATTCACCAAAATCCGCGTCTCTGGCATCCACATATGAAATGGTCCCTACTTTGAAGGAGATCGCCATCTAATTGGGATGGTGGACACATCATTTTTTGTGAATGAGTAAGATATGTAAGACATAACAGTAGCAACGATAAGGAAATGTGGAGATGGAAAGGGCTCGTAGATTCCTGGTGGGAGACAAAATGGTTTCACTCACCTTGGATCTGGGtgttgaaggatgaataggagtttgctAGGGAAGACTGCATATTTGGCAGAGAGATCACAGTAGGGTGGGGAGGTTGGTGGAtttggctgggaatggtggctaatgcctgtaatcccagcactttggaaggctgaagagagaaaattgcttgagctcagggatttgagaccagcctgagcaatagagtgagactttgtctctataaaaaatttaaaaatgagctgggcattgTAGGAAgtaaaagttcctttttaaagtttcctttcctcttaaagaataaatcacaagtatggtaataactctttgttaagccctatcctaggTAGCTATTAGACATGttcacaggcacatagtacattctgtgtcctcaTACTTTAACtaaaatatctgtgctggacgtgctcacaggcatgttccagctcacagcctatgccccttccttatttaaACTTCTCTATTACTGTTACCCgattagaaaagttttaagttgttagccaattgagttttagtttagattgtgaggtctgccTACAgacaacagagatcagacacagcagtaaggacgaccccaaatgcacaagagataaatatgtctgcttttcctttgttcattgtactcttgtggcaaaaTGGCTAGTGAGGGTatccttcctgcaggaagtaaaaattgctttgctgagaaatcctttgtctcagtgctgatttttctttgcagcactgaacATCTGTTTCAACagcgtggtggtatatgcctatgatcccaatactcaggaggctaagggggaggattgcttgaggccaggaggttgaggctgcagtgagccatgcctGAGGGCTTGTGatgcagcaagaccctgtctcaaaaaataatgggCCAGGAGGGGATTAATGAATAGGTGCTGCATTCTGGGACTGGAGGGACTCGAGGTGGCTGGAAAGCAGGAGGTACTGGGACTCAAGGTTGtggacatttctctctctctctctctctctctctctctctctctctgtgtgtgtgtgtgtgtgtgtgtatgtgtgtgtgagagagagagagagagagacagaaagagagagagaaagagagagaaagagagaaagagagagagagaaagagagagagaaagagagagagagagagagactcactctgttgcccaggctggagcacaatggtgcaatcttgattcacagcaacctctacctcccaggttcaagccattgtcctgcctcagcctcctaagtaactgagattacaggcatctaccaccatgcccagctaatgtctgtgttttcagtaaagacaaggtttcaccctgttggccacgttggtctcgaactcctgacctcaaatgatctgcctgcctcggcctctccaagtgctgggattgcaggcgtgagtcactatgcccagtgGCTGCAGACGTTTCTCTCGGGCCACATCCCTTCCATCAGCCTGACTGCAAGGCTCCCTTGCCTGGGAGCCCCCCGGTAGCTGAGCGGGAGCCGGCAGGAAGCTAGATGGAAGTGTGTCTCCCTGCACGTATGTGCTCCGGGCCTGAGCCCAGCAGAGGTGGTGGC
This genomic window contains:
- the POP7 gene encoding ribonuclease P protein subunit p20, translating into MAENRELRGTVEAELDPVEYTLRKRLPNRLPRRPNDIYVNMKTDFKAQLARCQKLLDGGARGQNACSEIYIHGLGLAINRAINIALQLQAGSFGSLQVAANTSTVELADELEPETDAREPLTRIRNNSAIHIRVFRVTPK